The following nucleotide sequence is from Gymnodinialimonas phycosphaerae.
AGGCGCGCGGGCAATGTATCTTCATGCACCTCACCCTGCTGCCCTTCATCAAGGCATCGGGAGAGCTCAAGACCAAGCCAACGCAGCATAGCGTCAAGGAACTTCGCTCCATCGGCCTCGCGCCCGACATTCTGGTGTGCCGGTCCGAGGGACCAATCCCCGAGAAAGAGCGTGAAAAGCTGGCGCTGTTCTGCAACGTCCGCCCTGACTCCGTGATTGCGGCGCAAGACCTCAAGTCGATTTATACCGCCCCGCTGGCCTATCACCGCGAGGGGCTCGATCAGGCAGTCCTCGATGCGTTCGGGATCAGCCCCGCGCCCAAGCCCGATCTGCGCATTTGGGAGGATGTGGCCGACCGGATCAGCAACCCCGAGGGCGAGGTCAATGTCGCCATCGTCGGTAAGTATACCCAGTTGGAGGACGCCTACAAATCCATCGCCGAGGCGCTGACCCACGGCGGCATGGCGAACCGGGTAAAGGTCAACATCGAATGGGTCGACGCCGAGATCTTCGAGCGGGAGGATGTGGCCACACACCTCGACGGGATCCATGCCATCCTTGTGCCCGGCGGCTTCGGAGAGCGTGGAACGGAGGGCAAGATCAAGGCCGCCGAGTTTGCCCGGACACGGAAGATTCCCTACCTCGGAATTTGCCTCGGCATGCAGATGGCGGTGATCGAGGCGGCACGGAATCTGGCCGATCTGGGTGACGCGGGGTCCGAGGAATTCGATCACGAGGCCGGGAAAAAGCGTTTTACACCCGTGGTTTATCACCTCAAGGAATGGGTGCAGGGCAACCACAAGGTGGAGCGCAAGGTGGGTGACGACAAGGGCGGCACCATGCGCCTTGGGTCCTACGACGCCGTGTTGACTGAAGGCTCTCGGGTGGCCCAGGCTTATGGGACGACAGCCATCGAGGAACGGCATCGCCACCGCTATGAGGTCGACACGAAGTACCGCGACGCGTTGGAGGAAAAGGGCCTGATCTTCTCGGGCATGTCGCCCGACGGCGCGCTGCCGGAAATCGTCGAGGTCAAGGATCACCCGTGGTTCATCGGTGTGCAATTCCATCCGGAATTGAAGTCGAAACCCTTCGCGCCTCACCCGCTATTCCGGGATTTCGTGCGCGCGGCGAAGGAAAATTCACGCCTCGTATGAGGGGTCATGTTAACGGAATATCAACAGGTTAGGGCCATGGTGGGCCTATGGTGACACATTCTTGCCGCAAACCGCCGAAAACGCCCTTGTGAAGACCCCACGCCTTTTCCGACACATGCGGTCGCGTTATACTAGTCAGGACAAGCGGACTCGAGCACCGCAAACAGAATGAACGAAGGTCCCGCGCCATGCGCCTTACGATCTCAGCCCTCGCCCTTGCAACTGCCTTCGCGGCAACCGGTGCAAGCGCACAGGACGCAAGCCAGTGGACTGGTTTCTATGCGGGTTTCGCCACCAACATCATTTCGCCTGAGTTCGACAATTCCACCGCGATGATTCCGCTTCAGGAAGGCACAGGGTTCGGCGCATACGGCGGTTACAACTACGCGATCGGGGACAACTTCGTCGTCGGCGCAGAAGTTGGCATCAGCGGCCCGGTGTCCTTCCAAACCGCACTTGGCAACCCTGATTTCGAGTTCGACAACGTCGTCAACGCTCGCGTACGTGGCGGCTACGCCATTGGTAACGCCTTGGTGTACGGCTCTGTTGGCTACCAGATGGTGAATTACAGTGCGGCCGCCGGGATCTCCACGGATGGCTCGGCAGATGGCCTGGTCTATGGCATTGGTGTCGAGATGTTGCTGACCGATTCAGTTTCGGTCCGCTTGGACTACACATCGACCCACATGAACCCGGAAGCGGGCACGCTGCCCGGTGTTCCGGGGGATGCGCAGATCGACGCGAATGCCGTTGGTTTGGGTGTCGCGCTGCGCTTCTGAGCTTATCCCTTCACACTTCCGAAAGGCCTGCCTCGCAAGACGCGGGTTTTTTTGTGGGATCACACAGGGCGTATCGTGGGTTCAGGCCCTTATCGTGGGATCAGACGGGCACGTGGACGGCCAGAACCTCATCCCGGATGATCTCGGCGATAATCCCCGCATCCGCCACGGAAAAAGTCAGCGGCAGGCGCATGTCCAACAGCCCCGCCAAGATGCGATCGGTCTTCGGCAGCGACTGTGCCGGGGCGTAGCGCCAACTGTCGTAGCGCGAGGTGAAGGCGGCGGGCTCCGGCGCACCAAACCATTTCAGCTCCACGCCGCGCGCCTTGCAACCCGCGACCACGGCTTCAATCGCCGCAGGCGCAATGCCCGGCAGCAGCACCTGAATGGATGAGCCGACGATGCTTTCCTCGGGCGGACGCTCGATCACCTGTAGGCCGGGCGTGTTACGCAGGCCGTCTTCCACCGCCCGGTACAACACATTCCACCGCGCGACCTGCGCAGGCAGATCGGCCAATTGTGGACGCAGGATCGCCGCACGCAGGTTGTCCATCCGGCCCGAGACGTTGGGGGTGACATACTTAACGTCAGCGAAAACCTCGGGCGGCGGGGCGGCTTTGTGCCGCTCGAACAACATGTAAGAGCCGGACAACATGATCGTTTTCGCCATCATCTCGGCGTCATCGGTGACCAATAGCCCCCCCTCGCCCGAGTTGATGTGCTTGTAGGTTTGCGTCGAGTAGCACCCCATCAGCCCATGCCGCCCTGACGCCACGCCACGCCAGGCGCCGCCCATCGTGTGGGCGCAATCCTCGATCACCTGGATCGACGCGGCGTTGCAGATTTCCATCAGTCGATCCATATCGCAAAGATGCCCGCGCATGTGGCTCAACAGCAGGACCTTTGACCCGGAAGTCTTTGCCTTCAAAGACAAATCTTCAAGGTCGATCGTCAGGGACTCGGTTACTTCCACGAAGACGGGCACCGCATTCACGGCTGCAATCGCGCCGGGCACTGGGGCCAGCGTGAAGCCATTGGTCAGGACCTTGTCGCCGGGCCCCACCCCCACCGCGCGCAGGGCCGCGCCCATCGCGTAGCCGCCGGACGCAACGGCAAGGCAGTATTTCGCGCCCACCGCGTCCGCGAATTCCTGCTCCAACTTCGCCACCTCGCCATCGTCGCCGGGGGCGGTGTTATAGCGATGCAACCGGCCCGAGCGCATGACCGCCACGGCCGCGTCGATCGCGGCCTCGGGGATCGGCTCTTGCTGGGTGAAATTTCCGGTGAAAACTGTCTGTGTCATAACGCCAAGATTGGCCCAAAGCCCGCCCGCGTCAATGGGCCAGAGGCGCGCAACCGATCAGGCCAACACCTGGTCGATGATACGCTCCAGGTCGTCGTAATGCTCCAGCAGGCCTTCGGGGTTCAGGTCCGCAACAGCGCGGCCCGTGGGGCCAAAGGTGACCAGAATGCAGGGGATTCCCGCCGCAAGCGCTGTCTTCCGATCGGTGATCGTGTCACCGATCAACACCGCCATGCCCCGATTGCCGCCAAGCCGCGAGATCGTCTCCACCAGGGGGGCTGCATCAGGCTTGCGCGTTTCAAGCGTGTCGGCCCCGATCAGCGCCGGAAAGCGCTCTGTCAGGCCGAGGCGTTCGATCAATTCGACCGCCAGACCCTCAGGTTTGTTGGTGCAAATTCCAGTCGCGTCGCCCCGCGCCCGAAGGCGATCGACCGCAGCCACCGCGCCGTCATAAAGCGTCGTGTGCAGGTCAATGTCGCGTCCGTAGGCCTCCAGCAGCGGCTGATATCCGGCGTCGGCCAAGCCCTCCGCGTCGTCGATGCCCATCCGCGAGGCCGCCAGACGCAGCATCGCACGCCCGCCCGCGAAGGCCGTCGCGTCGTCGGCACCCATCACCAATTGCGGCGGGTGCCCCAATTCGGCCAGCGCCGCATTGGCCGAGGCGATCAGATCGCCCGCCGTGTCGGCCAAGGTGCCGTCCAGGTCAAAAACCACTGTTCGCATCACTGTCCTCGACCTACTTCGGCATCTTTCCGCCCACCGCTATTACAGCTTGTCGGCCAATTTGAACGCATCGGGGCTATGCCCCGGGTCTTTGCAGGGTTAATAGGCTGCAAACGCGAAGGAAAGACGTTTCATGCAGGCCACACACCGCCCCCTTGCCCTGATCGTTCTTGCGGCAGGTGCCGGCACTCGGATGAACTCCGATTTGCCCAAGCCCCTGCACCCGCTGGGATGCGCCCCTTTGGTGGCCCATACCATCGCGGCGGGCGCGGCGCTGGAGCCGTCCCGGCTGATCGTCGTGACGGGCCATGGCGCAGAGCAAGTGGAGGCTGCCTTGCAAGACATCGCGCCCGAAGCCGTTGCCGTCAGGCAAGCGCCACAACTGGGCACCGGCCACGCGGTGCTGCAAGCCGCCGATGCGTTGAAGGATTTCGATGGCGACGCAATGGTTCTTTACGGGGACAGCCCTTTCTTTACGCCCGAAACGCTGCAAGCCATGCGCATTGCCCGCACCGCCCACGACGTGGTGATGCTTGGATTTCGGCCTACTGATCCGGGCCGCTATGGGCGCATGGTGATGGACGGGGACATCTTGCAGAAGATCGTGGAGTTCAAGGACGCGACCGAGCAAGAGCGAAAGATCACCTTTTGCAATTCCGGCGTTCTCTGCGCCGATGCGGCCACGCTGATGTCCCTGTTGACCCAGATCACGAATGACAATGCAGCGGGCGAATACTACCTGACGGATATTCCCGAACTGGCGGGCAATGCGGGCCTGACCGCGACCGCCATCGCCTGCGATGAAGCCGAGACCATCGGCATCAACTCCCGCGCGGAACTGGCCCACGCCGAGGCGCAGTTCCAGTCCCAACGCCGGGCCGAGTTGATCGAGGTCGGTGTCACGATGCAGGCCCCCGACACGGTGCATTTCGCCCTCGACACCCACATCGGCCGCGATGCCGTGATTGAGCCCTACGTGGTCTTCGGCCCGAATGTCACCGTCGAATCCGGCGCCCATATCCGCGCCTTCAGCCACCTCGAAGGCTGCCACGTCAGTGCCGGTGCCATCGTCGGCCCCTACGCTCGCCTGCGCCCCGGGGCGGAGATCGGCAATGACGCCAAGATCGGTAATTTCGTTGAGGTCAAGAATGCCGAGATCGCCGAGGGCGCGAAGGTCAATCACCTTTCCTATATCGGCGATGCCTCCATCGGTGAGCGCGCCAACATCGGCGCAGGCACAGTGACCTGCAACTACGATGGCGTCATGAAACATCGCACCACGATTGGGGCCGACGCGTTCATCGGCTCGGACACCATGCTGGTGGCCCCCGTGACCGTGGGCACACGGGCGATGACGGCCAGCGGCTCGACCATCACGGACGACATTCCCGACGGTGCGCTGGCGATCGGGCGCGCCAAGCAAGTGAACAAACCCGGCCTCGCGGTGAAGCTGCGCGACCGGCTCAAGGCTATCAAAGCCGCAAAGTCAAAGGACTAACGCCATGTGCGGAATCGTAGGCGTCTTGGGCAACCACGAGGTGGCACCCATCCTTGTAGAAGCGCTGAAGCGTCTGGAATATCGCGGCTACGACAGCGCCGGAATCGCCACCGTGCAGGACGGCGTGCTGGACCGTCGCCGCGCCGTGGGCAAACTGGTGAACCTGTCCGATGCGCTGGTCCATGACCCGCTGGCGGGAAAGTCTGGCATCGGCCACACCCGGTGGGCGACCCATGGCGGTCCGACCGTCACCAACGCCCACCCCCATCAGGCGGGCCGCGTGGCCGTGGTGCACAATGGTATCATCGAGAACTACAAGGAGCTGCGTGCAAAGCTTTCCCATCGCACGTTCGTGTCCCAGACCGACACAGAGACCGTGGCGCAGCTGTGCGAGGATTACCTCGATCAGGGGCTGTCGCCCCGCGACGCCGCGGTCGAGACGTTGGCGCATCTGGAGGGCGCCTATGCGCTGGCGTTCCTGTTCCACGGCGAGGAAGACCTGATCGTCGCCGCGCGCATGGGGTCACCTTTGGCGATCGGGCACGGGGA
It contains:
- a CDS encoding HAD hydrolase-like protein, with translation MRTVVFDLDGTLADTAGDLIASANAALAELGHPPQLVMGADDATAFAGGRAMLRLAASRMGIDDAEGLADAGYQPLLEAYGRDIDLHTTLYDGAVAAVDRLRARGDATGICTNKPEGLAVELIERLGLTERFPALIGADTLETRKPDAAPLVETISRLGGNRGMAVLIGDTITDRKTALAAGIPCILVTFGPTGRAVADLNPEGLLEHYDDLERIIDQVLA
- the glmU gene encoding bifunctional UDP-N-acetylglucosamine diphosphorylase/glucosamine-1-phosphate N-acetyltransferase GlmU, which codes for MQATHRPLALIVLAAGAGTRMNSDLPKPLHPLGCAPLVAHTIAAGAALEPSRLIVVTGHGAEQVEAALQDIAPEAVAVRQAPQLGTGHAVLQAADALKDFDGDAMVLYGDSPFFTPETLQAMRIARTAHDVVMLGFRPTDPGRYGRMVMDGDILQKIVEFKDATEQERKITFCNSGVLCADAATLMSLLTQITNDNAAGEYYLTDIPELAGNAGLTATAIACDEAETIGINSRAELAHAEAQFQSQRRAELIEVGVTMQAPDTVHFALDTHIGRDAVIEPYVVFGPNVTVESGAHIRAFSHLEGCHVSAGAIVGPYARLRPGAEIGNDAKIGNFVEVKNAEIAEGAKVNHLSYIGDASIGERANIGAGTVTCNYDGVMKHRTTIGADAFIGSDTMLVAPVTVGTRAMTASGSTITDDIPDGALAIGRAKQVNKPGLAVKLRDRLKAIKAAKSKD
- a CDS encoding CTP synthase, yielding MARFIFITGGVVSSLGKGLASAALGALLQARGFSVRLRKLDPYLNVDPGTMSPFEHGEVFVTDDGAETDLDLGHYERFTGVPASKTDSISSGRIYTNVLEKERRGDYLGKTIQVIPHVTNEIKGFIAIGEDDVDFMLCEIGGTVGDIEGLPFFEAIRQFSQDKARGQCIFMHLTLLPFIKASGELKTKPTQHSVKELRSIGLAPDILVCRSEGPIPEKEREKLALFCNVRPDSVIAAQDLKSIYTAPLAYHREGLDQAVLDAFGISPAPKPDLRIWEDVADRISNPEGEVNVAIVGKYTQLEDAYKSIAEALTHGGMANRVKVNIEWVDAEIFEREDVATHLDGIHAILVPGGFGERGTEGKIKAAEFARTRKIPYLGICLGMQMAVIEAARNLADLGDAGSEEFDHEAGKKRFTPVVYHLKEWVQGNHKVERKVGDDKGGTMRLGSYDAVLTEGSRVAQAYGTTAIEERHRHRYEVDTKYRDALEEKGLIFSGMSPDGALPEIVEVKDHPWFIGVQFHPELKSKPFAPHPLFRDFVRAAKENSRLV
- a CDS encoding porin family protein; the encoded protein is MRLTISALALATAFAATGASAQDASQWTGFYAGFATNIISPEFDNSTAMIPLQEGTGFGAYGGYNYAIGDNFVVGAEVGISGPVSFQTALGNPDFEFDNVVNARVRGGYAIGNALVYGSVGYQMVNYSAAAGISTDGSADGLVYGIGVEMLLTDSVSVRLDYTSTHMNPEAGTLPGVPGDAQIDANAVGLGVALRF
- a CDS encoding DegT/DnrJ/EryC1/StrS family aminotransferase, yielding MTQTVFTGNFTQQEPIPEAAIDAAVAVMRSGRLHRYNTAPGDDGEVAKLEQEFADAVGAKYCLAVASGGYAMGAALRAVGVGPGDKVLTNGFTLAPVPGAIAAVNAVPVFVEVTESLTIDLEDLSLKAKTSGSKVLLLSHMRGHLCDMDRLMEICNAASIQVIEDCAHTMGGAWRGVASGRHGLMGCYSTQTYKHINSGEGGLLVTDDAEMMAKTIMLSGSYMLFERHKAAPPPEVFADVKYVTPNVSGRMDNLRAAILRPQLADLPAQVARWNVLYRAVEDGLRNTPGLQVIERPPEESIVGSSIQVLLPGIAPAAIEAVVAGCKARGVELKWFGAPEPAAFTSRYDSWRYAPAQSLPKTDRILAGLLDMRLPLTFSVADAGIIAEIIRDEVLAVHVPV